A stretch of DNA from Campylobacter gracilis:
TGCGCTCATTTTGGTTTATATCACCCTGCGGTTTGAATGGAGATTTGCGGTCGCCGCAGTGCTATCGGATCTGCACGACGTCGTAGTTGCCGTAGGTGCGATGATTTTAGCCGGCGTGGATTTCAACCTTGAAATTTTAGCTGCGCTTCTAACTATAATGGGCTATTCGCTAAACGATACCATCGTTGTTTTCGATAGAATTCGAGAGGGTGTAAAAGATAGTAAATCGATTAAGCTTGACGAGGTTATAAACGAATCGATCTCTCACACGCTATCGCGCACGCTGCTTACTTCGCTTACGACTCTCATCGTCATTGTGATTTTATTCGTCTGGGGCGGCGAGATGATCCACGGCTTTAGCTTCGTGATGCTAATAGGCGTCGTAGCAGGAACTTTCAGCTCTGTATTTGTAGCTGCTCCGATGCTGATTTTGTTTAAATTTAATGTCGAGAAATACCGCGCGTTTTTAGCCGAAAAACAGCGCCGTATCAAAGAGAAAGAAAAGAATCGCGCCATGTATGAAAAAGGCACGGTGTAAGGATAGAAGATGAACTGGGGAAGGGTAATTTACATATTTTTTGCGCTTATGAGTATGACTACGATAGGCGGGTTTTTGTATGAGAAGAATGAAATTTTACTTTTCATAGCAACCAGCGTAAATGCGGTCTCGACGCTTTTGAAGGTAGGCGTGCGAAATATGCTAGCAGCCGAGCTTTTTGCAAGCTCGCTCGTAGCGGATCTGCATCTCATACCGGCGTTCGTTTTGATTGTAGTAGCGCCGGGAGATCTATCGATCGTGACCTCGCTTGCCATCGGCGCGCTACTTGCAAACTTTTTCTCGCTAATTTTAATAGCGATCGAGTCGGCAAAAACTAAAGACGAATTCTAGGAGCGCAAAATGCCTTACGATAGTAAAAGTATTGAGCTTAAATGGCAGAAAATTTGGGACGAAGAGGGAGTTTTCGAGCCTAAGGACGATTATAGCCTGCCTAAAAAATATATCCTTTCGATGTTTCCCTACCCAAGCGGCCGCATCCACATGGGGCACGTGCGAAACTACAGCATCGGCGACGCGCTGAGCCGCTACTACAGGCTTCGCGGATACAACGTGCTTCAGCCGATCGGCTTTGACAGCTTCGGCATGCCTGCAGAAAACGCGGCGATCAAACATGGCATTCACCCTAAAACTTGGACCTACGAAAATATCGATTATATGAAAAACGAGCTGCACCGCCTGGGCTTTAGCTTTTCGGCTCGCCGTATGCTCGCTACCTCCGATCCGCTTTATACGCGCTGGGAGCAGGAATTTTTCATCAAACTTTTTGAAAAAGGACTCATCTACAGAAAAAGCGCCGTGGTAAACTGGTGCGAGCACGATCAGACAGTGCTTGCCAATGAGCAGGTCGAGGAGGGCAGGTGTTGGCGCTGCGGCAACGAGGTCGTGCAAAAGCAGATGCCTGGCTACTACCTAAAAATCACCGCCTACGCGCAGGAGCTTTTGGATTGCCTAAAACAGCTTGAGGGCAAGTGGCCCGCTCAGGTGCTTACGATGCAGGAAAACTGGATCGGACGCAGCGAGGGTTTGGAATTTAGCTTTAAATTTGACGAGCAAAGCAGCGCCAAACTTGGCGGCATCGAGGGCTTCAGGGTTTTTACGACGCGCCCCGATACGATCTACGGCATGAGCTACGCGGCACTTGCGCCGGAGCACGAGGTGGTAAAGAGGCTTTTGGATAATAATTTACTAGGCGCCGAAGCTGCGGCGAAGGTGAGAGAAATTTTAAATCAAAGCCCGCGCGAGCGCCAAGCAAGCGATAAAGACGGCGTGAGCCTCGGAATCAGCGTGCTTCATCCGCTAAGCGGCAAAAAAATCCCCGTTTGGACCGCAAATTTCGTCCTAGCAGAATACGGCGGCGGCGCGGTCATGGCGGTGCCTGCGCACGATGAGAGAGACTTCGAGTTCGCGAAGAAATTTAACCTGCCGATCATTCAAAGCATCGCTCCAAAAAGCGGCGATTACGACGCTAGCAAAGCCTACGTAGAGAGCGGAGTTTTGATAAATTCCGCGGAATTTAGCGGTATGGATAGCGAAAAAGCAAAAAGCGCCGTCATTTCAAAATTTGAGGAGCTAGGGCTCGGACGCCGCGTGGTAAATTTTAAACTGCGCGATTGGGGAGTGAGCCGCCAGCGCTACTGGGGCGCGCCGATTCCGATGATCCACTGCCCAAAATGCGGGCTGGTAAGCGAGGAAATTTCAAATCTGCCCGTAGAGCTTCCGCAGGATGTCAAGATCACCGGCAAAGGCAATCCGCTCGACGCGCATCCTAGCTGGAAGTTTTGCAAATGCCCTAAATGCGGCGGCGACGGGGTACGCGAGACCGACACGCTCGACACCTTTTTTGAAAGCTCGTGGTATTTCGCGCGCTATGCAAGCGACGAGCGAACGTGGCAGCAGCGGGCGTTTGACGAGCAAAGCGTGAACTACTGGATGAACGTCGATCAGTATATCGGCGGCATCGAGCACGCGATCTTGCACCTTTTATACGCGAGATTTTTCCAAAAGGCTCTTCGCGACATAGGCTATCTGCGCGATAGCGAGCCGTTTGAGCGGCTGCTAACTCAGGGTATGGTGCTAAAAGATGGCGCAAAGATGAGTAAAAGCAAAGGAAACACCGTCGATCCGGATGATATCATCGAGACCTATGGCGCCGATACGGCGAGACTTTTTATGCTTTTTGCCGCGCCTCCTCAAAAAGAGCTTGAGTGGAATGACAGCGCGGTAGAGGGCGCGTATAAATTTCTTAGCCGCCTCTACGATCGCGCCGAAAATGCCTACGCTACTGATAAAATTCCTCAGATCGATCACGCTGCTTTAAATAAAGAGGAAAAATACGCCCGCCTTAAAGTCTACGAGGCGCTTAAGAAATCACAGCAGGTTTATGAGAGCAGCTTTGCTTTCAATACCCTAATCGCTGCGTGTATGGAGGCGCTAAACGCGCTAAATGCGCAGAGTAACAAAGACGTATTCACCGAGGGCTACTTCGTGATCTTGTGCCTGCTCGAGCCTATTGTGCCGCACATCTGCGCCGAGCTTAGCGAGCGGCTGTTTAAGAGGCAGAATTTCGGCGAGCTGCGAGTTTGCGAAGAGGTCTTTGAGAGCGATACGATCAAGCTTGCCGTCACGATTAACGGCAAAAAGCGCGCCGAGTTTGAAGCGGGCGCAAGCCTAAGCGAGGGCGAAATTTTAAGCCTTGCGAAGCAGAACTGCGCCAAATGGTTAGAGGGCAAGAGCATCGTAAAAGAAATTTATGTCAAAAACAAGCTTGTAAATTTGGTGATAAAGTAGGCAAAGATGAGAAAAGCTTTAACCGTTTTTTGTTTGATTTTTTTAATCGGCTGCGGCTACAAACCCGTTTCAAGGATTGCAAAAGAGACGATGAGCGGAAGTGTATTTGTGGATGTGATGATGAGCAAGACCGATCCGCAAAACACCGTCGCGATCAAAGACGCGATCAGGCAGGGTATAGTCCAGCGCCTAGGGATGAGCCTTTCGGATAAAAACTCGGCGCAGACGATTGTAGTAGCAAGCATAAAAAGCCTAAGCTTTAGCGAGCTTTCATACGATCAGTTCGGCTATGTCACTAGCTACCGCGCAAATCTCATCGTAAATTTTAGCACCAAGCTTAAAAACGGCGAGGTTTTCAGCAAGGATTGCGTGGGCGATTACGATTTTAAAGTTAGCCGCCTAGTCAAAAATAGCTACGATACGAGCTCGATCATTAGCGATAAGGACCGCTACAAGGCGATCGAAAATGCCTCCGCGCAGGCGTTTGACGAGTTTATTTCGGCGCTTGCGATTAGGGGATTCAGACTTGAGCGGGCGCAGCATTAAAGAATTTTTGCAAAATCGCCCGATTTATTACAAAAAAATCGACTATGAGCGCTTCCCGCGGGCGTATGCCGCCATTAAAGATAAAATTCCGCTTAAAAACGTCATTCAGATCATCGGCACCAATGGCAAGGGCAGCACCGGGCGGTTTTTGGCTAACGCGATCGCCGCAGCGGGCTTTAGCGTCGGGCACTACACCAGCCCGCACGTTTTTAAGCTCAACGAGCGCATCTATCTAGGCGGACGCATCGCGCAAAGCCCTGTTTTTGCGTTAAATTCAGGCGCTTCAAATTTTAAAAACGAGCAAAATTCCGCTTCGGCGTCAAATTTTACGGAAAAACAAAATTCCGCAAAGATGCAAAATTTTGCGAATAGAGAGAATTCCGCCTCACAAATTTCTATTTCTAATTTGCAAAATTCCGCCACGCAGAATTTACATAGCGAGCAGAATTCCGCCCTGCAAAGTTTCGTTTCTACCACACGAAATTTTTGTAGCGAGCATAATTTCATCGCGCGAAATTCGATCGATACGCAAAATTATGCTTCTACACAAAATTTATGGAATTCGCAAGATCTCAAATCGCCGTCTGAGCAAAATTTTAAATCCGCTCAAAGCTCGCTTCCCATTTCGCTAGGTCGTGATGCTACGGATGAGGAGCTTGATTTCGCGCATGAGTTTTTGCAAGAGAGCTTGCCTGCGGAGTTTAAAGATAGCCTGTCGTATTTCGAGTATCTCACGCTTGCGGCGGCAGTGATCTTTAAAGATTGCGATTACTGCGTGATCGAGGCTGGGATGGGCGGCGAGTTTGACGCTACGTCGAGCTTCGGGCGCACGCTGTCGCTTTTTACACCGATCGGCACCGATCATTTGGGCATGCTAGGACAAAATCTAGAGCAGATCGCCCACACTAAGCTCATTACGATGGATAAGGAAGCGATTTTAAGCGACGAGATGAGCGAGGTTCCGCTTCGTATCGCGCAGCAGATCGCAGAGCAAAAAGGAACTCATTTGAGGTTTGCAACAGAGCTTTTAAGCAAGAGCGAGCAAGCGCAGATCGCGGAGTTTTGCGCGCACAATAATCTGCCTAAATTTCAAATTTCAAATTTAGCCCTAGCGCTTGCCGCGATGAAATTTTTAAATTTGAAATTTGAAATTTCACAGCTGCCGCCTCTAAATTTACGCGGCAGGATGGAAGTTTTGGCGCCAAATTTACGCGTGGATGTCGGACACAACGAG
This window harbors:
- the lptE gene encoding LPS assembly lipoprotein LptE translates to MRKALTVFCLIFLIGCGYKPVSRIAKETMSGSVFVDVMMSKTDPQNTVAIKDAIRQGIVQRLGMSLSDKNSAQTIVVASIKSLSFSELSYDQFGYVTSYRANLIVNFSTKLKNGEVFSKDCVGDYDFKVSRLVKNSYDTSSIISDKDRYKAIENASAQAFDEFISALAIRGFRLERAQH
- a CDS encoding DUF6394 family protein, producing MNWGRVIYIFFALMSMTTIGGFLYEKNEILLFIATSVNAVSTLLKVGVRNMLAAELFASSLVADLHLIPAFVLIVVAPGDLSIVTSLAIGALLANFFSLILIAIESAKTKDEF
- the leuS gene encoding leucine--tRNA ligase codes for the protein MPYDSKSIELKWQKIWDEEGVFEPKDDYSLPKKYILSMFPYPSGRIHMGHVRNYSIGDALSRYYRLRGYNVLQPIGFDSFGMPAENAAIKHGIHPKTWTYENIDYMKNELHRLGFSFSARRMLATSDPLYTRWEQEFFIKLFEKGLIYRKSAVVNWCEHDQTVLANEQVEEGRCWRCGNEVVQKQMPGYYLKITAYAQELLDCLKQLEGKWPAQVLTMQENWIGRSEGLEFSFKFDEQSSAKLGGIEGFRVFTTRPDTIYGMSYAALAPEHEVVKRLLDNNLLGAEAAAKVREILNQSPRERQASDKDGVSLGISVLHPLSGKKIPVWTANFVLAEYGGGAVMAVPAHDERDFEFAKKFNLPIIQSIAPKSGDYDASKAYVESGVLINSAEFSGMDSEKAKSAVISKFEELGLGRRVVNFKLRDWGVSRQRYWGAPIPMIHCPKCGLVSEEISNLPVELPQDVKITGKGNPLDAHPSWKFCKCPKCGGDGVRETDTLDTFFESSWYFARYASDERTWQQRAFDEQSVNYWMNVDQYIGGIEHAILHLLYARFFQKALRDIGYLRDSEPFERLLTQGMVLKDGAKMSKSKGNTVDPDDIIETYGADTARLFMLFAAPPQKELEWNDSAVEGAYKFLSRLYDRAENAYATDKIPQIDHAALNKEEKYARLKVYEALKKSQQVYESSFAFNTLIAACMEALNALNAQSNKDVFTEGYFVILCLLEPIVPHICAELSERLFKRQNFGELRVCEEVFESDTIKLAVTINGKKRAEFEAGASLSEGEILSLAKQNCAKWLEGKSIVKEIYVKNKLVNLVIK
- the secF gene encoding protein translocase subunit SecF, translated to MQVFDKGKIYDFMKFRYFTFTLSAVLIIGSIALFFIKGVSYGIDFSGGTLIQVKYDVKAPLDEIRKRFEAANLGNINVTEFGSDQEVTIRYSGAASELGDNPALAAQKILQGSGNFDIRKVDIVGPKVGEELRTNGILAVCVSFALILVYITLRFEWRFAVAAVLSDLHDVVVAVGAMILAGVDFNLEILAALLTIMGYSLNDTIVVFDRIREGVKDSKSIKLDEVINESISHTLSRTLLTSLTTLIVIVILFVWGGEMIHGFSFVMLIGVVAGTFSSVFVAAPMLILFKFNVEKYRAFLAEKQRRIKEKEKNRAMYEKGTV
- a CDS encoding folylpolyglutamate synthase/dihydrofolate synthase family protein, which encodes MQNRPIYYKKIDYERFPRAYAAIKDKIPLKNVIQIIGTNGKGSTGRFLANAIAAAGFSVGHYTSPHVFKLNERIYLGGRIAQSPVFALNSGASNFKNEQNSASASNFTEKQNSAKMQNFANRENSASQISISNLQNSATQNLHSEQNSALQSFVSTTRNFCSEHNFIARNSIDTQNYASTQNLWNSQDLKSPSEQNFKSAQSSLPISLGRDATDEELDFAHEFLQESLPAEFKDSLSYFEYLTLAAAVIFKDCDYCVIEAGMGGEFDATSSFGRTLSLFTPIGTDHLGMLGQNLEQIAHTKLITMDKEAILSDEMSEVPLRIAQQIAEQKGTHLRFATELLSKSEQAQIAEFCAHNNLPKFQISNLALALAAMKFLNLKFEISQLPPLNLRGRMEVLAPNLRVDVGHNELAAQQVAREITEIYGGKKIVLIYNAFADKDVAAVLRTLAPVVERVEIFNYEVADREMAAEAITRALDALKIPHSPFRGELRADEEYLVFGSFHLVENFILWLEARRG